The following coding sequences are from one Neurospora crassa OR74A linkage group I, whole genome shotgun sequence window:
- the ncw-6 gene encoding non-anchored cell wall protein 6, variant 2, translating into MNKSRPLLALLSLFFIAISLILLWFVILSGITRTSPLRQTYFLRADTSGISGARDVSQWTYFKVCGLNNLDCGPARPALPLGDAWDSNPAGAPAGLTGKYGGHTTSHYFWYMWRFGWVFFLLALFFETLAFFSGFLACLGRVGAAVSGMIASLALVMFSIAVSLMTATFVKMRNHFHRDGREAHLGRYAFGFAWGAWAALAISTVLFLLAMLKRDKNHYVNRRATYATEGHDHVVADGPVTGPSERRKRGVFNWGRRSNSGKSFDGRRVKDDY; encoded by the exons ATGAACAAATCTC GCCCCCTCCTCGCCCtactctccctcttcttcatcgccatctccctcatcctcctATGGTTTGTCATCCTCTCCGGCATCACGCGGACCTCGCCCCTTCGACAGACATACTTCCTTCGCGCCGACACCAGCGGTATCAGCGGCGCCCGCGACGTCTCACAATGGACATACTTCAAGGTGTGCGGCCTCAACAACCTGGACTGCGGCCCCGCCCGTCCTGCGCTGCCCCTCGGTGATGCCTGGGATAGCAACCCTGCTGGTGCGCCCGCTGGTCTTACGGGCAAGTATGGCGGACACACCACCAGCCATTACTTCTGGTACATGTGGCGTTTCGGCTGGGTCTTCTTCCTGCTTGCGCTCTTCTTCGAGACCTTGGCTTTCTTCTCGGGCTTCTTGGCTTGTTTGGGACGCGTGGGCGCTGCGGTGTCGGGAATGATTGCTTCTTTGGCGCTGGTTATGTTCAGTATCGCTGTTTCTTTGATGAC CGCCACCTTTGTTAAGATGCGCAACCATTTTCACCGCGACGGCCGCGAGGCCCACCTCGGTCGGTACGCCTTCGGCTTCGCCTGGGGCGCCTGGGCCGCTTTAGCCATCAGCACCGTCTTGTTCCTTTTGGCCATGCTCAAACGCGACAAGAACCACTATGTCAACCGCCGCGCCACTTATGCTACCGAAGGTCACGATCACGTTGTCGCAGACGGCCCCGTGACGGGCCCTagcgaaagaagaaaacgtGGCGTTTTCAACTGGGGCCGCCGTAGCAACAGTGGCAAGTCCTTCGATGGACGGAGGGTCAAGGATGACTACTAA